One window of the Cryptomeria japonica chromosome 7, Sugi_1.0, whole genome shotgun sequence genome contains the following:
- the LOC131036721 gene encoding protein HOTHEAD-like: MRMGILFFLISCLLLLTNHHHLFCPVEATQNLEYPYSFMTADAEKAAARKYDYIIAGGGTAGCPLAATLSQNYSVLVLERGGSPYGNPVTADNKDFFKVFGNASDYPYELEGFVTEDGVQTTRGRVLGGGTSVNAGFYSRASLQYIRSAVRDGLLEAGVLPYHGYTLDNLAGTKISATIFDKKGSRHTAADLLHYANPDNIVVLLNATASRILFDSSTGKLKASGVDFISSTDGKSYQVSANKSSDLSEVILSAGPIGSPQLLLLSGIGPSDELEKLNITVHLDLKSVGKGVQDPPRSTVVIESPKPLEFGNIQVVGIIDKSNIYIEPTSYFREINATHKQYLGAIFSKVAYPLSRGELWLRSKDPLDTPYVRYNYFSNPLDLQECMVGVKTLSHISMTSSIQEYAFNVSGNTKMLRFSGSALPENPSDNDALAKFCKDTLASIWHYHGGCQVDLVIDQRYCVKGIDNLRIVDNSIYKDSPGTNPQATTMMLGRYTGLRILQEHMQN; encoded by the exons ATGAGGATGGGGATCCTATTCTTTTTAATTTCATGTCTGCTTTTACTTACGAATCATCATCACCTGTTTTGTCCAGTGGAGGCAACGCAGAACTTAG AATATCCATATTCATTTATGACAGCAGATGCTGAAAAGGCTGCTGCGAGAAAGTATGATTACATTATCGCTGGAGGAGGTACAGCTGGATGTCCTCTTGCAGCAACACTGTCACAGAATTATTCTGTTTTGGTATTGGAGAGGGGAGGCTCTCCCTATGGAAATCCCGTCACTGCAGACAATAAAGACTTTTTCAAGGTTTTTGGCAACGCCAGTGATTATCCCTATGAACTTGAGGGATTTGTGACAGAAGATGGGGTGCAGACGACAAGGGGAAGGGTTCTGGGAGGTGGAACATCCGTCAATGCTGGCTTCTACAGCAGGGCAAGCCTTCAATATATTCG TTCTGCGGTCCGGGATGGACTTTTGGAAGCTGGGGTGCTTCCTTATCATGGGTATACTCTGGATAATTTGGCAGGCACCAAGATAAGTGCTACAATTTTTGATAAGAAAGGTAGTAGACACACAGCTGCAGATCTCTTACACTATGCAAATCCAGATAACATTGTAGTTCTTCTGAATGCTACAGCCAGCAGAATCCTCTTTGATTCCTCAACAG GGAAGCTGAAAGCCAGTGGTGTCGACTTCATCAGTAGCACCGATGGCAAGTCTTATCAAGTATCAGCCAACAAATCATCAGATCTGAGTGAGGTTATTTTGTCCGCAGGACCCATAGGTAGCCCCCAACTTCTACTATTAAGTGGAATAGGCCCATCAGATGAGTTAGAAAAATTGAATATTACTGTGCATTTAGATCTGAAATCAGTAGGGAAAGGGGTTCAAGATCCACCTCGTTCAACAGTTGTCATCGAATCTCCTAAACCATTGGAATTTGGTAACATACAGGTTGTAGGTATAATAGACAAGTCAAACATTTACATTGAGCCTACTAGCTATTTCAGAGAAATAAATGCCACTCATAAACAATATTTAGGTGCAATATTTAGTAAAGTGGCATATCCCTTATCAAGGGGTGAGCTGTGGCTTAGAAGCAAAGATCCCCTAGATACTCCTTATGTAAGatataattatttttctaatcCTTTAGATCTACAAGAATGTATGGTTGGTGTGAAGACATTGTCTCATATTAGCATGACATCTTCTATTCAAGAGTATGCATTTAATGTTAGTGGAAACACAAAGATGCTTCGATTTAGTGGATCGGCACTGCCAGAAAATCCATCAGACAATGATGCCTTGGCCAAGTTTTGCAAAGATACACTAGCATCAATATGGCATTATCATGGAGGATGTCAAGTTGACCTTGTTATTGATCAAAGGTATTGTGTCAAAGGCATTGATAATCTAAGGATTGTTGACAATTCTATTTACAAGGATAGTCCAGGGACAAATCCTCAAGCCACTACTATGATGCTTGGAAG GTACACGGGTCTTCGCATCCTCCAAGAACACATGCAAAATTAA